The proteins below come from a single Saccharophagus degradans 2-40 genomic window:
- a CDS encoding PH domain-containing protein translates to MDTNLPVTDLPRFEAQKPQKLAASYAVACVSVLSIALGFILGACFVVSLFATDLDLTPIKQYGIWGVPVFLGLYALVWLGAKCKAYAVREQDVSFYSGIVFRKVVVQPITRLQHIEVSRGAIERAFGLATLKMYSAGGALHSVAIPGLPVEEAEALRGHILDSRGLANEQ, encoded by the coding sequence GTGGATACGAACCTGCCCGTTACTGATTTACCGCGATTTGAAGCGCAGAAGCCGCAAAAGCTCGCAGCAAGCTATGCGGTGGCATGCGTGAGCGTACTATCGATTGCGTTGGGTTTTATATTGGGCGCCTGCTTTGTTGTTAGCCTATTCGCTACAGATTTAGATTTAACCCCTATTAAGCAGTACGGCATTTGGGGGGTACCCGTTTTCTTAGGGCTTTATGCGTTGGTATGGCTTGGGGCCAAATGTAAAGCCTATGCAGTACGCGAGCAGGATGTAAGTTTTTACTCGGGCATTGTATTTCGCAAGGTGGTTGTGCAGCCCATTACACGTTTGCAGCATATTGAGGTATCGCGCGGCGCTATTGAGCGCGCTTTTGGTTTAGCCACCTTAAAAATGTACAGCGCCGGCGGGGCACTGCACTCCGTTGCCATACCTGGGTTACCTGTGGAAGAAGCCGAGGCTCTGCGCGGACATATTTTAGACAGCCGAGGGCTTGCAAATGAGCAATGA
- the tcdA gene encoding tRNA cyclic N6-threonylcarbamoyladenosine(37) synthase TcdA has protein sequence MTDTTAPLSENYLYRFGGIARLYGRDGLEALHRAHFVVVGLGGVGTWVAEALARTGVGELTLIELDEICVTNTNRQIHALASNVGRSKNTALAERLLDINPELKIHSVHDFLTQKNLPDLIGKQHHVVIDAVDSSSVKAALVAYCSRNKIRLIMSGSSGGKRDPLKITISDLGQTICDPMLAKVRNILYRHYKFTKSSNRQFRVDAVYSTEQMVYPKPDGSVCQEKKGLQDGVKLDCAGGFGSATMLTGSFGFAAANKAIERYLASALTK, from the coding sequence ATGACAGATACCACTGCACCACTTTCCGAAAATTACCTCTACCGCTTTGGCGGCATAGCGCGCCTATACGGCCGCGATGGCCTAGAAGCGCTGCACCGCGCGCACTTTGTGGTAGTGGGGTTAGGGGGCGTTGGCACGTGGGTAGCAGAAGCCCTAGCGCGCACGGGTGTAGGTGAGCTTACCCTTATAGAATTGGATGAAATTTGTGTAACCAACACCAACCGCCAAATACACGCGTTGGCCAGTAATGTTGGCCGCAGTAAAAACACCGCTCTTGCAGAGCGCTTACTCGATATAAACCCAGAACTAAAAATTCACTCTGTACACGACTTTCTTACCCAGAAAAACTTGCCCGACCTTATTGGTAAGCAACACCACGTGGTAATAGACGCTGTAGACTCATCCTCAGTAAAAGCGGCACTAGTGGCTTACTGTAGTCGCAATAAAATTCGCTTAATTATGTCTGGCTCGTCGGGAGGGAAACGCGACCCATTAAAAATAACCATCTCAGATTTGGGCCAAACTATTTGCGACCCCATGTTGGCAAAGGTACGCAATATTCTCTACCGCCACTACAAGTTCACTAAAAGCAGTAATCGCCAGTTTAGGGTAGATGCCGTTTATTCGACCGAACAAATGGTATACCCCAAACCAGACGGCAGTGTTTGCCAAGAAAAAAAGGGGCTGCAAGATGGGGTTAAACTCGATTGCGCTGGCGGCTTTGGCTCGGCCACCATGCTTACCGGTAGTTTCGGTTTTGCCGCGGCCAACAAAGCCATAGAGCGCTATTTAGCAAGCGCGCTAACCAAATAA
- a CDS encoding penicillin-insensitive murein endopeptidase, with translation MRLTLLIIILFVGSNCSLTQANKSQCYGTTAQGRIEHSVKLPAKGTNFVSYSELAGALGRTYVHADVAKIILAAYDSLALSHPNKAYKYAETGLKHGGKFKPHKTHQNGLSVDFMVPVTNPRGESVHLPTHAFNRLGYDIEFDNNSQYKNLSIDYPAMAAHLVALDKAAKQRGFKLTRVIFDPQLQPELFKTPLGAYLKQHIVFSTKRAWVRHDEHYHVDFAIPCKP, from the coding sequence ATGCGTTTAACGCTGTTAATCATCATTTTATTTGTGGGTAGCAATTGCTCATTAACTCAAGCAAATAAAAGCCAATGCTACGGTACTACCGCACAGGGGCGCATCGAACACAGCGTTAAACTGCCGGCAAAAGGCACCAATTTTGTAAGCTACAGCGAGCTAGCCGGTGCCTTAGGGCGCACCTACGTACATGCCGATGTTGCCAAGATAATACTTGCCGCTTATGACAGTTTGGCGTTATCCCACCCTAATAAAGCTTATAAATATGCAGAGACAGGTTTAAAACATGGCGGTAAGTTTAAACCCCACAAAACTCACCAAAACGGGTTATCGGTAGATTTTATGGTGCCGGTTACCAACCCGCGAGGCGAGTCGGTTCACCTGCCTACCCACGCATTTAACCGCTTGGGGTACGATATTGAGTTTGATAACAACAGCCAATATAAAAACCTAAGTATTGATTACCCAGCCATGGCGGCACACCTTGTTGCGCTTGATAAAGCCGCTAAACAACGTGGCTTTAAGCTTACCCGAGTAATTTTTGACCCGCAGCTGCAACCCGAGCTGTTTAAAACACCCCTCGGCGCATACCTAAAGCAGCATATTGTTTTTTCTACTAAGCGCGCCTGGGTTCGCCACGATGAGCATTACCACGTAGATTTTGCTATACCTTGTAAACCTTAA